Proteins from one Camelina sativa cultivar DH55 chromosome 8, Cs, whole genome shotgun sequence genomic window:
- the LOC104709676 gene encoding uncharacterized protein At4g38065-like: MSSEEQNRTATEDEELIKNCKLLLYYGAYKEVRETIKKIQPVRSELPDELERASAIADILYAKENPLPDGSKDLYGMVRMTQPGPLLVKNFENLMHLLSSKHNRLPLCHQSSVEASAAWSELCSQTTKYGENIDQTQGNFFGDMDVGGIQIGDGDNLDQPQGFVLGHVDEGGSQNGGGQEKCPWRHGCRRQTNRWWGQP, encoded by the coding sequence ATGTCATCGGAAGAACAGAATCGCACAGCAACGGAAGACGAAGAACTCATCAAAAATTGCAAGTTACTTCTATATTATGGAGCTTATAAAGAAGTTCGAGAAACCATTAAGAAGATACAGCCAGTAAGAAGTGAACTGCCAGACGAGCTTGAGAGAGCGAGTGCAATTGCCGACATTCTTTACGCCAAAGAGAACCCGCTTCCGGATGGGTCAAAAGATTTATACGGCATGGTTAGAATGACACAACCCGGACCGCTTTTGGTTAAAAACTTTGAGAATCTTATGCATCTCCTGAGCTCCAAACATAACCGGTTGCCGTTATGCCACCAATCTAGTGTTGAAGCCTCGGCCGCTTGGTCGGAGCTGTGTAGTCAAACCACTAAGTACGGGGAAAACATTGATCAAACCCAAGGAAATTTCTTTGGAGACATGGATGTAGGCGGCATCCAAATCGGTGATGGGGACAACCTTGATCAACCGCAAGGATTTGTCCTTGGACACGTCGATGAAGGCGGTAGCCAAAACGGTGGTGGTCAAGAAAAATGCCCTTGGAGACATGGATGTAGGCGGCAGACTAATCGGTGGTGGGGACAACCTTGA